A stretch of Paenibacillus mucilaginosus 3016 DNA encodes these proteins:
- a CDS encoding transglutaminase domain-containing protein, with translation MNVWSYVSGLNLVTVLIALVFGISVLQGLLRGATSSAKRLALMVTEGAATLLGLFLSWELTEWASPQVQLWLASRTLSIPPAELGFWEQLYYTGVTGLRDFSLLRFALLFVIGYGLIKQLLYRLIDPFVDSWLSEPAPPGRQRTAPSFLSSLVGGVIGAVTGAGRSLLMIALLFILTTLLPQTPLTSYIGASELYRKGATEVIRPVTGDFIEQRLPVFTRQVEEEFASILQRKYELVDAHIPGNIADAAKEIAAKGRNDEEKAKLLYQWVGTRVKYDWEKVRLYEEQRIWKEQTPEETFATKAGVCIDFSRLYAVMARSIGLDVKVVTGLGYDGRGGYGPHAWNEVYLAEDQKWVPLDSTWVASGGNWFNPPNFQETHIKEV, from the coding sequence ATGAACGTGTGGAGTTATGTGAGCGGGCTCAATCTGGTCACGGTGCTGATCGCCCTGGTCTTCGGAATCTCGGTGCTGCAGGGGCTGCTCCGAGGGGCAACTTCCTCGGCCAAACGGCTTGCGCTCATGGTCACGGAAGGGGCGGCCACACTGCTTGGCCTCTTCCTCTCCTGGGAGCTGACCGAATGGGCGTCTCCGCAGGTCCAGCTGTGGCTGGCCTCCCGGACTCTGTCCATACCACCCGCGGAACTGGGCTTCTGGGAGCAGCTGTACTATACGGGCGTGACGGGGCTGCGGGATTTTTCGCTCCTGCGCTTTGCCCTCCTGTTCGTTATCGGTTACGGCCTCATCAAGCAGCTGCTCTACCGGCTGATCGATCCGTTCGTGGACAGCTGGCTCTCCGAGCCGGCGCCGCCGGGGAGGCAGCGCACGGCCCCGTCCTTCCTGAGCTCGCTCGTCGGCGGAGTGATCGGAGCCGTCACGGGAGCAGGCCGCAGCCTTCTCATGATTGCGCTGCTCTTCATTCTGACGACGCTGCTGCCTCAGACGCCGTTGACCTCGTATATCGGCGCGTCGGAGCTGTACCGCAAAGGGGCGACGGAAGTGATCCGTCCGGTCACCGGGGACTTCATCGAACAGCGTCTTCCGGTGTTCACCCGGCAGGTCGAGGAGGAATTCGCCTCTATCCTTCAGCGCAAGTACGAATTGGTGGACGCCCATATCCCCGGCAATATTGCCGACGCTGCCAAGGAAATTGCGGCGAAGGGCAGGAATGACGAAGAGAAGGCGAAGCTTCTCTACCAATGGGTCGGCACCCGGGTGAAGTACGACTGGGAGAAGGTGCGGCTCTACGAGGAGCAGCGGATCTGGAAGGAGCAGACGCCGGAAGAGACCTTTGCCACCAAGGCGGGCGTGTGCATTGACTTCTCCCGCCTGTATGCGGTGATGGCAAGGTCCATCGGGCTGGATGTGAAGGTGGTGACCGGTCTCGGCTACGACGGGAGAGGCGGGTACGGGCCGCATGCGTGGAACGAGGTCTATCTTGCCGAGGACCAAAAGTGGGTTCCGCTGGATTCCACCTGGGTCGCTTCGGGCGGCAACTGGTTTAATCCTCCGAATTTTCAGGAGACGCATATCAAGGAAGTGTGA
- a CDS encoding HAD-IA family hydrolase, protein MALSKRLDEYKAVFFDVGDTLLTIPAAQVIMGRFLAARDFHPDEARIGELFTEAFRLFYYGKEVGAFEACTPETDRQFWIRLYGYILEHLGVEEQKWTPEQVHACCHELYDLFTSPEHYSLFADVQEVLASLQARGLRLGVISNFAPTLPAILESKGILHFFDPVVVSTLAGLEKPDPAIFTLALKEAGLHPSDVLYVGDHDINDVWAPNQVGIDAVKILRYEYHSGTGIRSLRELLDS, encoded by the coding sequence TTGGCGCTAAGCAAACGATTGGATGAGTATAAAGCGGTCTTCTTTGACGTGGGCGATACGCTGCTGACGATTCCGGCGGCTCAGGTGATCATGGGGCGGTTTCTCGCCGCGCGTGATTTTCATCCGGACGAAGCCCGGATCGGCGAACTTTTTACGGAGGCCTTTCGTCTATTTTATTACGGAAAAGAAGTCGGGGCCTTCGAGGCGTGCACGCCGGAAACCGACCGGCAGTTCTGGATCCGGCTTTATGGCTATATTCTCGAGCATCTGGGCGTGGAAGAACAGAAGTGGACCCCGGAGCAGGTGCACGCCTGCTGCCATGAGCTCTATGATCTGTTTACCTCGCCGGAGCATTATTCTCTCTTTGCCGATGTGCAGGAGGTGCTGGCATCGCTTCAGGCCCGCGGGCTGCGGCTGGGCGTGATTTCGAACTTCGCTCCGACGCTGCCGGCCATACTGGAGAGCAAAGGAATTCTGCACTTTTTTGACCCTGTGGTGGTTTCGACGCTGGCGGGACTGGAGAAGCCGGACCCGGCAATCTTCACCCTGGCCTTGAAGGAGGCGGGACTTCACCCCTCCGACGTGCTCTATGTGGGAGACCATGACATCAACGACGTCTGGGCGCCGAACCAGGTGGGCATCGATGCCGTCAAAATCCTGAGATACGAGTATCATTCCGGGACGGGTATCCGTTCCCTGAGGGAGCTGCTGGACTCATAA
- a CDS encoding peptidoglycan D,D-transpeptidase FtsI family protein, which produces MMTSFRSKEPGKRPWDSRRARVNVLFFIVFVMFSILVVRLATLQFVQGDELKQAETEFTESSTPIAPIRGNIFDRNGAPLAYTVSTQSLFFRITEGDLSERMDEIIALAGELEKIFANYGNKNLKPLTAAEIVERMDVGFDINKQETKINGYSYMPRRIKSDLTAEEIAYLLEHRDELKWLEVTEESARVYDERNLAVHLIGYLRPFSAAVNVENSYLSTYRDKKDEYLGDEYVGYDGLEFLYQEELRGENGTKSYPVNAAQKITGPYTLTPPIKGNNLILSMDREVQQVAEDAVTEHLAAMKRASGGSVLGQGREAVAGYAVAMEVDTGKVMAMASMPDYDPNIWHGGVSGGEWNEIRCRYLNGAIRERCADVPEKEISKHPPSLVPLGSTIKPLTVLLGLNEKLFAPYETYNDTGTYTYGKDKSRVNNSGFKSYGPINASKAIEVSSNTFMAAMIGERLYNRGGSPLDVWDQYMKKFGLGVRTGSDLPGESPGDIYYYDTVKQASTQAALVQASFGQQGRYTALQLAQYTAMLANKGKRLKPLFVDRIVTYDNKQVVKEIQPEVLGQETYPDTYWNVIHQGMLKVSKTGFEGSEADYTVAAKTGTSQMSVAGKSLENAVFIAYAPAEKPKLAVAVVVPEGGYGAYGAAPIARKIFDAYNERIGLYGTPKVPAGEEPQ; this is translated from the coding sequence ATGATGACATCATTCCGATCGAAGGAGCCGGGCAAGCGTCCGTGGGATTCACGTCGCGCGCGGGTGAATGTGCTGTTTTTTATCGTATTCGTGATGTTCTCGATCCTCGTCGTCCGGCTGGCGACACTGCAGTTTGTCCAGGGGGATGAGCTCAAGCAGGCGGAGACGGAGTTCACCGAGAGCTCAACGCCGATCGCCCCGATCCGCGGCAATATCTTCGACCGCAACGGGGCTCCGCTGGCTTACACGGTGTCGACGCAGTCGCTCTTTTTCCGCATTACCGAGGGCGATCTCTCCGAGCGGATGGACGAGATTATCGCGCTGGCGGGAGAGCTTGAGAAGATCTTCGCGAATTACGGCAACAAGAACTTGAAGCCGCTGACCGCAGCGGAGATCGTGGAGCGGATGGACGTCGGCTTTGACATCAACAAGCAGGAAACCAAGATTAACGGCTATTCCTACATGCCGCGGCGCATCAAGTCGGACTTGACCGCCGAGGAGATCGCGTATCTGCTGGAACACCGCGACGAGCTGAAGTGGCTTGAGGTCACAGAGGAAAGCGCCAGAGTGTACGATGAACGCAACCTGGCCGTGCATTTGATCGGGTATCTTCGGCCCTTCTCCGCCGCGGTGAATGTGGAGAACTCCTACCTGAGCACCTATCGGGACAAAAAGGACGAATACCTTGGGGATGAATACGTCGGGTATGACGGCTTGGAGTTCCTGTATCAGGAAGAGCTCAGGGGAGAGAACGGAACCAAGTCCTATCCGGTCAACGCCGCCCAGAAGATCACCGGTCCTTATACGCTCACACCGCCGATCAAAGGCAACAACCTGATCCTCTCGATGGACCGGGAGGTGCAGCAGGTGGCCGAGGATGCGGTGACAGAGCATCTGGCCGCAATGAAGAGAGCTTCAGGCGGCTCCGTTCTGGGCCAGGGCCGGGAAGCGGTGGCCGGCTATGCCGTAGCCATGGAGGTGGATACGGGCAAAGTCATGGCCATGGCCTCGATGCCGGATTACGATCCGAATATCTGGCATGGCGGGGTGTCGGGCGGGGAGTGGAACGAGATCCGCTGCCGGTACCTGAACGGGGCGATCCGGGAACGCTGCGCGGATGTGCCGGAGAAGGAGATCAGCAAGCATCCGCCTTCGCTGGTGCCGCTCGGCTCCACGATCAAACCGCTTACCGTGCTGCTCGGACTGAACGAGAAGCTGTTCGCTCCGTATGAGACGTACAATGACACGGGCACCTACACGTACGGCAAAGATAAGAGCCGGGTGAACAACTCGGGCTTCAAGTCATATGGGCCGATCAATGCATCAAAGGCCATCGAGGTGTCGTCGAATACCTTCATGGCGGCGATGATCGGCGAGAGGCTTTACAACCGCGGAGGCAGCCCGCTCGACGTATGGGATCAATACATGAAGAAGTTCGGTCTCGGCGTCCGGACCGGAAGCGATCTTCCAGGCGAGAGCCCGGGCGATATCTATTATTACGATACGGTCAAGCAGGCCAGTACGCAGGCGGCGCTTGTCCAGGCCTCCTTCGGCCAGCAGGGACGCTATACCGCCCTGCAGCTGGCCCAGTACACGGCGATGCTGGCCAATAAGGGCAAGCGGCTGAAGCCGCTGTTCGTGGACCGGATCGTCACGTACGACAACAAGCAGGTGGTCAAGGAAATCCAGCCGGAGGTCCTGGGCCAGGAGACGTACCCTGACACGTATTGGAACGTCATTCACCAGGGGATGCTCAAGGTGTCGAAGACCGGCTTCGAAGGCAGCGAGGCGGATTACACCGTCGCTGCGAAGACGGGGACCTCCCAGATGTCGGTGGCCGGCAAGAGCCTGGAGAACGCCGTATTCATCGCCTATGCCCCGGCGGAGAAGCCGAAGCTGGCTGTGGCGGTCGTCGTGCCCGAAGGCGGGTACGGGGCTTACGGCGCGGCGCCTATTGCCAGGAAGATTTTTGATGCTTACAATGAACGCATAGGGCTTTACGGCACGCCGAAGGTCCCTGCAGGAGAGGAGCCGCAGTAA